In the genome of Parcubacteria group bacterium, the window TATTAGCATTGGGATGCCAAGAAGTGTTTCCGGTTCGTATTTTGATCCAAAATCACGACAGTTTACCTCGATTTTGATGTTTTGAGATTTCTGATCATATGAAATAACTGTAATAAGATTAAACCGCTTAATTCTTGAATCAATTACCTTGCCATAACCAGCAACTATTTTTTGAATCTTTTCAAACACTTCCTGCTTCTTGCTTTCGTCCAGCAAATCTAAATCAATATCAACAGAATCGCGATCCAATCCGTAAAACATCAAAGCAGCCGTACCGCCCTTAAATCCCAAAAATGGAGCTATTGATGTGTCAGAAAAAATATCTTTCAAAATTTGCAACAAGATATTTTTATGTTTTGGATAATTGATGGTCATTTTGCTTGGTTATTTGATTTATTTTCTTCATAGTGTTCAAAATATTCCTGAACTTTTTTGTTCATTCTTTTATTGCTATAGATTGGCAAAATTTCAAAAACTTTATCCCAATCCAAAACATCCAAATGATCGAAATGATAATCCTTACTAACATATATTCTGTCCAAAAACGCGCGCTCTTTTGTCGCGGTAGCCACATTGCCCTGTTGCTCAATCCCGCTCGTGCTACTCAAAACATAATCTTTCATTTTGACAAAATTTATTTTTTGTCCATCAATTTCAATCTCTCTGGTAATATAGGAAGCCACAAAGATGTTTCCATAATATTGGAAATTAATTCCTGCTCGAGTTAATATGGTTTCAAAACTGATATACGCGGGGGTATAAATCCGCGTTGCCAATTCATGACGATCATAATTAGTATCTTTGGCATAAATACCGTGGCGAACCCTGATTAATTTTCCTCTTTTAATGTAATCACTCAATCTTACGCGAACCGCGCTTCCTACCTTTTCACCCCATAACAAAGCAACATCTTTTGTGGAAAAGATGGTTTTTTGAGATCGTAATATAGTCTCAATATATTCACCCTTTGCAGGTTTTTTATCCATATTATTACTGATAGTTAGCTTTAAGCTTACTATCAGTTCTATTATACTAAAAAATGCACTCTTGTCAAATTATATTCCCTTCCGCCATTCCACCGTCTTTTTCATCCCTCCTTCAAAATTAATTTTCAAAACTATCCAAATATTCCGGAAGTTTCAGAATTAGTCCGGATATTCACATTGAAATTCAGTCAAAAGTTCCTTAAATTATTCCAAAAGAATATTAATAAAAATTATCCGCCGTTATTGATTTTGACCTTTACTCACACAAATATATTACTTTTTTAGCATTGAATGCATAAAAAGATATATCCAATTATACATACCGATCATTTTTTCAACTTATAATAAGTCGCTTTTCCTCTGCCCATTTTCTCAATGATACCCAATCCTATCAATTTCCTAAAATCAAGATTTCTTGTCGGTTTGGCTCTATCGGTCAATTTTGCATAATCACGATCACTGATATACTCATTCTCTTCTATGAAATTAATAATCTTTCTATGATGATCTCTCAGGTCTTTTTCCAAAGGAACAGCCTCTTGTTTCATCTCTTTACTCACCCTAAGCAATTCATCAATAATTCCATCCGTAAAATACTCGAGCCAGGAAGTGAAGTCGATTTGATCTTTGATTTCATAATAATTTCCAAACAAACCAACTTCTTGAAAATATTTACTGACATTTTTGTTATAATAATTTTCAAAACTGAAAAGATTGAAAGTATTAAGTCCCATCTTCGCTAAAAGCACCTTAGTTGTCAAACGAGCTGTTCTTCCATTGCCATCAATAAAAGGATGGATGATGACAAATTGTTTGTGAAAAATTCCAGCCAAAATCAAGGGATCAACTGTGTTTTTGTTTTTTTCGATATAATCAAGCAATTCTTGCATTAATTTTGATACTTCCTTATGTTCAGGAGGAAGATAAGCAGTCTGGCGAGTTTTTGGATTATTAACAAAAACCGGCTCTTGTCTCAATTTTCCAGAGCGATATTTCTCAATCAAGCCTTGCGTTATTGTTTCCTGAATTTTCAAAATTAATGGCAAATCAAAAACTCGTTTTTTATTTTTAATTGAATCATTCAATTCAACCAATGCCTTATTATAATTCAAAACTTCTTTTTCGCTATCGCGAATATGTTCCGGCCTAGTTTTCAAAATTCTTTTGACATCGGTCAGTGGCAATGGATTGCCTTCAATGCTCGTTGAAGAAAAAGCTGAAACCTCTCTAGCTCTTTTTTCAAGCTCCGCCAAAACTAGCCCCGAAAAATTCCGACTGTTTAAATCGACAATAATTTCAGTTATTCTCTTAATATTGCCTAATAATAGATTGGAAATGGTATATTTTGGATTAAACATACTTTATTCAGATTATCTTATATAGACGTATTATAGACGTATTATAGACGATTGTCAAATGCTTAAAAAATCTTACCTACCTATTAATTACAGCGTTTTCCACCACTCCACCGTCCTTTTGAGCCCTTCTTCAAAATTAATCTTCGGCTCGTATCCGAATCCTTTTTTGGCTTTCAAAACATCGGCGTGGGTATGACGAACATCGCCCAGCCTCGGTTTTCTTTTTTCCAGTTCAATTTTCTTTCCGGAATATTTTTCAATCAGTTTTTTCACCTCCAAAAGATTGGTCCTTTCTCCGTGGGCAATATTGAAAATTTCTCCCATAAATCTTTTTTTGGCTTGCATCGCCAGAATATTGGCATTCACCACGTTATCAATATAACAAAAATCGCGAGATTGCTTTCCGTCTCCTTCCAGAAATAATTTTTTCTTTGCCGGCCGATAAAGTCCCGTCAGCCAAGCGGAAACCACAGTTGAATACGGAGAATCTCCGTATTGCCCCGGACCGAAAACATTAAAATAGCGCAGGCACACTGTGTCCAAGCCATACAGTTCCCCGAACATTTCGCACATCAGCTCATCGGCATATTTTTCCAGCGCATACGGCGATTTCGGATTAGCCGGATTTTCCTTTTCCTTGGTCGGAAGAATTTTCGCCCCGCCATAAATCGAAGAAGAGGAAGAATAAATCACTCTTTTGATTTTGTAATCACGGCATTTCTCCAGAATCATCGCCGTTCCTCCGATATTATTTTGGACAGTCTTGGCTGGATTTTCCACGCTAAAGCTGACTCTTGGAATGTAGGCAAAATGAAAAACGTATTCAAATTTGTGCTTCTTAAAAATTTTGTCCAAAAATTTTCCATCGCACATCGAGCCTTCATAGAAAACTATGCTCTTCGATACCGCATCCCTTCTTCCCGTTGCAAAATTATCAATCCCCACAATTTCCGCTTTGGGAAATTTTTTTCGAAATTGCTGGGAAAAATTACTGCCGATAAAGCCCGCACATCCCGTGATTAATACTCGCATATATTTGACAATCTTTTAAAATAATTACCCCTATAGTATACTAAACATATGACTTTTAGACAAATCCTTTTTTCGCTTAGAAAAAGCAAACTATTGCTGTTATTGCTGACTATTTTTTTTGTTAAGCAACTTTTTACGGTGGCTGTTTTTCCAATATTTCAAGGACCGGACGAACCGATCCACTATTCCAGAGTCCAGCAATCCGCTAATCCCGTATTTCGCAGTTCAGAAAGCAATAACAAGCCTTCCGGCTCAAAATTTTCCGAAGAAATAAACAACACTTCCGCAATGACTGAGGCAGAAAGAATCTCTTTCGACTCATTTGAAACCCAATATTTCACCAATTCCCAGAACGGAAAATCCGAGGATGAAATAAAAAACAGCAACTGGAACAGGCTGGCAGAAAATCCATACACAACCGGCAACAAATTTATTAATTATTATTCTCTGAATTCCAGCATCGAAAAAATGTTTTCCGAACAAGACATTTTCTCAAGATTTTTCGCCATAAGGATTTTTTCCGCTATTTTAGGACTTTTGTCTGTTCTTTTCATATTTTTGTCCGCCCGAAAAATTTTCGACGAAAAGATATCTTTTCTTTTTTCAATTATAATTGCTTTTCAACCGATGCTTTCCCAGACTTCCGCCGTTGTAAACTACGACGTTCTTCTAACTCTGGCCTTTTCGATCTTTGCATATGGAGCAGTTTGGGCGTTGAAAGAAGGCCCTGATTGGAAAAATGTTTCAATTTTAATCTTATCGACAATTTTGGGGATAGCTACCAAAGCCCCCGGGATAGTTTTGGCTCTGGCAATATGCTGTCTGGCTGTTTATTCTGTAAAAAAACGTTTCAAGATAAGAAACAATCTTTTTGCTATCGGAACAATTATCGCCATCCTGCTTGCTATTATAATTGTTATTGTGGTTTTACCTTCTAGCTACATTAATTCGCTTCTTTCGGTTAGTGAAAATTCCCATTTTAATTCCGTTTCCCAATCAATATTGGAATATATTTCGGAAACCAAAAATCGATGGAGCTGGTCGGAACTTTCCTACTGGGGAAATTTCGGCTGGCTGGACGCCAGAATTCCCTCTTGGATTGTCGATGTTGCCCATTATGTCGAAATTGCCGGCATACTGGGAATTGTCGCCTATTTTGTTTTTCCCAAAAAAATTCCCGAATTCCTTCCTCGAAGAAAATTTGTGATATTTTTTATCGGTATTTTTTTGGCGCTTGAGTTTGCAATCCGCTTTGCCGACTGGCCGTATTACAATCGGAGCGGAAAAATTGGGCTGGGAACTCCCGGCAGATATTTTCTTCCCGTAATCGGAGCGCAGTTTGCGCTTGTAGCAATCGGCATTGGAATGTTGGCCAGAAAATATTCCATTTGGAAAAACATCCTGAAAGTTTTGGCGCTTAGTATGATCATTCTTTGGACTTATTCAATGTTGATTATAATCATTC includes:
- a CDS encoding type IV toxin-antitoxin system AbiEi family antitoxin domain-containing protein; this encodes MDKKPAKGEYIETILRSQKTIFSTKDVALLWGEKVGSAVRVRLSDYIKRGKLIRVRHGIYAKDTNYDRHELATRIYTPAYISFETILTRAGINFQYYGNIFVASYITREIEIDGQKINFVKMKDYVLSSTSGIEQQGNVATATKERAFLDRIYVSKDYHFDHLDVLDWDKVFEILPIYSNKRMNKKVQEYFEHYEENKSNNQAK
- a CDS encoding NAD-dependent epimerase/dehydratase family protein, which codes for MRVLITGCAGFIGSNFSQQFRKKFPKAEIVGIDNFATGRRDAVSKSIVFYEGSMCDGKFLDKIFKKHKFEYVFHFAYIPRVSFSVENPAKTVQNNIGGTAMILEKCRDYKIKRVIYSSSSSIYGGAKILPTKEKENPANPKSPYALEKYADELMCEMFGELYGLDTVCLRYFNVFGPGQYGDSPYSTVVSAWLTGLYRPAKKKLFLEGDGKQSRDFCYIDNVVNANILAMQAKKRFMGEIFNIAHGERTNLLEVKKLIEKYSGKKIELEKRKPRLGDVRHTHADVLKAKKGFGYEPKINFEEGLKRTVEWWKTL
- a CDS encoding glycosyltransferase family 39 protein, which gives rise to MTFRQILFSLRKSKLLLLLLTIFFVKQLFTVAVFPIFQGPDEPIHYSRVQQSANPVFRSSESNNKPSGSKFSEEINNTSAMTEAERISFDSFETQYFTNSQNGKSEDEIKNSNWNRLAENPYTTGNKFINYYSLNSSIEKMFSEQDIFSRFFAIRIFSAILGLLSVLFIFLSARKIFDEKISFLFSIIIAFQPMLSQTSAVVNYDVLLTLAFSIFAYGAVWALKEGPDWKNVSILILSTILGIATKAPGIVLALAICCLAVYSVKKRFKIRNNLFAIGTIIAILLAIIIVIVVLPSSYINSLLSVSENSHFNSVSQSILEYISETKNRWSWSELSYWGNFGWLDARIPSWIVDVAHYVEIAGILGIVAYFVFPKKIPEFLPRRKFVIFFIGIFLALEFAIRFADWPYYNRSGKIGLGTPGRYFLPVIGAQFALVAIGIGMLARKYSIWKNILKVLALSMIILWTYSMLIIIIPRYYL
- a CDS encoding Fic family protein; protein product: MFNPKYTISNLLLGNIKRITEIIVDLNSRNFSGLVLAELEKRAREVSAFSSTSIEGNPLPLTDVKRILKTRPEHIRDSEKEVLNYNKALVELNDSIKNKKRVFDLPLILKIQETITQGLIEKYRSGKLRQEPVFVNNPKTRQTAYLPPEHKEVSKLMQELLDYIEKNKNTVDPLILAGIFHKQFVIIHPFIDGNGRTARLTTKVLLAKMGLNTFNLFSFENYYNKNVSKYFQEVGLFGNYYEIKDQIDFTSWLEYFTDGIIDELLRVSKEMKQEAVPLEKDLRDHHRKIINFIEENEYISDRDYAKLTDRAKPTRNLDFRKLIGLGIIEKMGRGKATYYKLKK
- a CDS encoding nucleotidyl transferase AbiEii/AbiGii toxin family protein produces the protein MTINYPKHKNILLQILKDIFSDTSIAPFLGFKGGTAALMFYGLDRDSVDIDLDLLDESKKQEVFEKIQKIVAGYGKVIDSRIKRFNLITVISYDQKSQNIKIEVNCRDFGSKYEPETLLGIPMLIMVKEDMFANKLMAMYERIGKTSRDVYDVYFFAKNIWPINKKLVEDRAKVSYKEILTRCIELLEKMDNRHILDGLGEMLSEPKKDWARAKLRTDTLFLLKIMRENEK